In Streptomyces longhuiensis, the following proteins share a genomic window:
- a CDS encoding transposase, producing MADLGDRASKFTFLVRDRAGQFSASFDAVLADAGIAVVKIPPHSPRADAYAERFVLTVRSEVTDRMLIFGQQRLRAVLDEYAKHYNGRRLHRGQQLHPPRPDHPIASPSHERIKRRQHLGGLINEYERAA from the coding sequence ATGGCCGACCTCGGCGACCGGGCGTCCAAGTTCACGTTTCTCGTGCGGGATCGGGCAGGTCAGTTCAGTGCGTCGTTCGACGCTGTCCTGGCGGACGCGGGCATCGCCGTGGTGAAGATCCCTCCACATAGTCCACGGGCGGATGCGTACGCGGAGAGGTTCGTGCTCACCGTCCGCTCGGAGGTTACCGACCGGATGCTCATCTTCGGCCAGCAGCGTCTACGGGCTGTCTTGGACGAGTACGCCAAGCACTACAACGGACGCCGGCTCCACCGTGGACAACAACTGCATCCGCCACGGCCCGACCACCCCATCGCCAGCCCTTCCCACGAACGGATCAAGCGCCGACAACACCTCGGCGGCCTCATCAACGAATACGAGCGGGCGGCATAG
- a CDS encoding integrase, with amino-acid sequence MSLRLLYLIFSRLLGWFASLARSSASKDVELLVLRHEVTVLRRANPKPRFDSADHAYLAALIRQLPRQLRRHRLVTPDTMLRWHRRLVTKKVEVPEPHGPPTDRPGDRHAH; translated from the coding sequence GTGTCGCTACGTCTGCTCTATTTGATCTTCAGCCGGCTGCTCGGCTGGTTCGCATCGCTCGCCCGTTCCTCCGCGTCCAAGGACGTCGAGCTGCTGGTCCTACGTCATGAGGTCACCGTGCTGCGCCGCGCGAACCCCAAGCCGCGCTTCGACTCGGCCGACCACGCGTACCTCGCCGCTCTGATCCGACAGCTGCCCCGGCAACTGCGACGGCACCGTCTGGTCACCCCCGACACGATGCTGCGTTGGCACCGCCGGCTGGTGACGAAAAAAGTGGAAGTACCCGAACCACACGGGCCGCCCACCGATCGACCAGGCGATCGCCACGCTCATTGA